The following proteins are encoded in a genomic region of Emys orbicularis isolate rEmyOrb1 chromosome 19, rEmyOrb1.hap1, whole genome shotgun sequence:
- the NPFF gene encoding pro-FMRFamide-related neuropeptide FF: protein MDARLALLLALLSGTVTTGQCLEGGSVSKETLADEPDSYLERLSDLLQESADRAPRPLSDERPPGTLLRSLLYALQRSGRSPSFLFQPQRFGRETRGSWGSEGRLSQRGWDSMASQFWSMAVPQRFGKKK, encoded by the exons ATGGATGCGCGCCTGGCGCTGCTGCTGGCCTTGCTCTCGGGCACCGTGACGACGGGCCAGTGCCTGGAAGGAGGGAGCGTGTCCAAGGAGACCCTGGCGGACGAGCCCGACAGCTACCTAGAGAGACTCTCCGACTTGCTG CAGGAGAGTGCGGATCGCGCCCCTCGGCCCCTCTCCGACGAGCGCCCGCCGGGCACCCTGCTTCGCTCGCTGCTCTACGCCCTGCAGCGATCCGGCCGCAGCCCCTCCTTCCTGTTCCAGCCCCAAAG GTTTGGCCGAGAGACCCGGGGGAGCTGGGGCAGCGAGGGCCGGCTTAGCCAGCGCGGCTGGGACTCCATGGCCTCCCAGTTCTGGAGCATGGCTGTGCCCCAGCGCTTCGGGAAGAAGAAGTGA